One Eurosta solidaginis isolate ZX-2024a chromosome 5, ASM4086904v1, whole genome shotgun sequence DNA segment encodes these proteins:
- the Fign gene encoding fidgetin-like protein 1, whose translation MHELPSTDTYDLLQRHYRRLDTDCLQNYRKQRIESVKTLFKRNKHVETKESIFKSDANLFDCNDFEPPCRGYYESCKTLEITKDDLKRFVQLNKFEQNECTDVDMPISSKGSMSQFLQPQKQKQFRNSMEATESEKLDITTATLSETNPFQTAREMLISNTFKNAHHESNSKAFLTDKVNTTKETTIPAYFNYGMTKKVLGTRRTVKSAYVLPVAKDCAATIEINSSPPINSSPTINCSPEVVDERLTNIDPKMVDLIKNEIMHKYKPMDWNDIAGLDYVKSIIKEAVVYPLLRPDIFTGLRRPPRGILLFGPPGTGKTLIGKCIASQSNSTFFSISASSLTSKWVGESEKMVRALFAVAAVYQPSVVFIDEVDSLLSKRSESEHDSSRKLKNEFLVQLDGAATSEEDRVLIVGATNRPQELDDAARRRFARRLYIPLPEMEARIQILKNLVATVSNDLNENNIHEIGQETVGYSGADMDILCREASMEPLRSIPAEQIPHIEKDMVRPVNISDFKSAIHSVRPSVSKDDLAQYIQWNKEYGALQKPK comes from the exons ATGCA TGAATTACCAAGCACCGATACTTATGACTTACTACAGCGGCATTACCGCCGCTTAGATACGGATTGTCTTCAAAATTATCGGAAGCAAAGAATTGAGTCTGTAAAGACACTTTTTAAGAGAAATAAACACGTTGAAACAAAAGAGAGTATATTTAAAAGCGATGCTAATTTATTTGATTGCAATGATTTTGAGCCACCATGCCGCGGTTATTACGAAAGTTGCAAAACACTAGAAATAACAAAAGATGATTTGAAAAGGTTTGTGCAACTAAATAAATTTGAGCAAAATGAGTGCACTGATGTCGACATGCCTATCAGTTCAAAAGGTAGCATGTCACAGTTTTTGCAACCACAAAAACAGAAACAATTTCGAAATTCTATGGAAGCAACGGAAAGCGAAAAACTGGATATTACAACTGCAACTCTCAGCGAAACAAATCCGTTCCAAACAGCGCGAGAAATGTTAATATCTAATACTTTCAAG AACGCTCATCATGAAAGTAATAGCAAAGCTTTTTTAACTGATAAAGTAAACACAACAAAAGAAACAACCATACCAGCTTATTTTAATTATGGGATGACAAAAAAGGTATTAGGCACTCGACGAACAGTTAAATCAGCATATGTACTACCTGTGGCGAAAGACTG TGCGGCCACCATTGAAATAAATTCATCGCCACCTATTAACAGTTCACCAACAATTAATTGCTCACCAGAAGTGGTAGATGAACGTTTAACGAATATAGATCCAAAAATGGTTGATTTGATAAAAAATGAGATAATGCATAAATACAAACCGATGG ATTGGAATGATATAGCTGGTCTTGATTATGTGAAATCGATTATTAAAGAAGCTGTAGTATATCCACTTCTACGACCGGATATATTTACGGGCTTACGGCGTCCACCTCGTGGTATACTCTTGTTTGGGCCACCAGGCACTGGAAAAACATTAATTGGAAAATGTATTGCTTCTCAATCGAATTCGACATTTTTCAGTATAAGTGCATCGTCTTTAACTTCGAAATGGGTGGGTGAAAGCGAAAAAATGGTTAGAGCGTTATTTGCTGTGGCTGCAGTATACCAACCATCg GTAGTATTTATTGATGAAGTAGACTCGCTTTTATCAAAGCGTTCGGAGTCTGAACATGACAGTTCAAGAAAGTTAAAG AATGAGTTCTTAGTGCAATTAGATGGTGCTGCTACAAGTGAAGAGGATCGCGTACTTATTGTTGGGGCTACAAACAGACCACAGGAATTAGATGATGCTGCTAGGAGACGATTTGCACGTCGTTTATATATTCCCCTGCCTGAAATGGAAGCTCGTATACAAATTCTTAAAAACTTGGTGGCAACTGTTAGCAACGATTTGAATGAAAATAATATACATGAGATTGGTCAGGAAACTGTTGGCTACTCTGGTGCGGATATGGATATACTTTGCCGTGAAGCATCCATGGAACCTTTGCGTTCCATACCAGCCGAACAAATTCCTCATATAGAAAAAGATATG GTGCGTCCAGTAAATATAAGCGATTTTAAATCGGCAATACATAGCGTTCGACCCAGCGTTTCAAAAGATGATTTGGCTCAATATATTCAGTGGAATAAGGAATATGGAGCTTTGCAAAaaccgaaataa